The DNA sequence GCCCGGCCACGGGAACCGCCACTGCCGGGGCCGCGTCGATGAGTGGTGTTCCCCACATCTGTCATGGATGGGGAACGGAGCACCCTTTCCGGGTGTTCTTGGAACATTGACGGGGAATAGCGGCCTGGCGGCCCCGTCCGGGGATTCTGGGGAATCGGCAACGATGGAGAAGCGTGTGATGACGGACAGCAAGCGGCGCAGGGGCCTCATGGCCATGTCCGCACTGCTCGGCGGCGTGCTGGTGCTTTCGGCCTGTAGCGACGACGGCGACAAGGGCGGAAAGACGAATGCCGGGAGTTCGGAATCGTCGCAGCAGGAGGTGGACAAGGCGGCAGCCGCGGACGCCTCCGACGCGCAGATAGCGATCGAGCCGAAGGACCGCGCGACCAACGCCAGTATCAACAACGCGGCCCAGGTCACCGTCGCCAAGGGCAAGCTGACCAAGGTCGTCATGACCACGGCGGACGGCACCCCGGTCGAGGGCACCCTGGCGGCCGACGGGTCCAGCTGGAAGCCCGCGGGCCAGCTGGAGCGGTCCACCACGTACAAGATCGACGCCACGGCGACCGACTCGAAGGGCCGCGAGGCCCACGAGAACAGCTCCTTCACGACCGTCTCGCCCGACAACAGCTTCATCGGGAACTTCACCCCCGAGGACGGCTCCACGGTCGGCGTCGGGATGCCCGTCTCGATCAACTTCAACAAGGAGATCACGGACAAGAAGGCCGTCCAGGACGGCATCACCGTGACCTCCAGCAGCGGCCAGGAGGTCGTCGGCCACTGGTTCAACTCCCAGCGCCTGGACCTGCGCCCGGAGAACTACTGGCAGGGCGGCTCCACCGTCACCCTGAAGCTGGCCCTCGACGGCGTCGAGGGTGCGGACGGCGTCTTCGGCGTCCAGCAGAAGACCGTGACCTTCAAGGTCGGCCGTAACCAGGTCTCCACCGTCGACGTGAAGTCCAAGACGATGACGGTCACCCGCGACGGCAAGACGATCAAGACGATCCCGATCTCCGCGGGCTCCCCGGAGAACCCCACGTACAACGGTCAGATGGTGATCTCCGAGAAGCACAAGGAGACCCGGATGAACGGCGCCACCGTCGGCTTCACCGATGACGACGGCAAGGGTGAGTACGACATCAAGGACGTGCCGCACGCCATGCGCCTGTCCACGTCGGGCACCTTCATCCACGGCAACTACTGGGGCAAGGGCATCTTCGGCAACGCCAACACCAGCCACGGCTGCGTGGGCCTCGCCGACGTGAAGGGCGCGAACGACTCCAGCGCCCCCGGCGCCTGGTTCTACGACAACTCCCTCGTCGGCGACGTGGTCATCGTCAAGAACTCCCCGGACAAGACCATCACCCCGGACAACGGTCTCAACGGCTGGAACATGAGCTGGTCCGAGTGGAAGGCCGGCTCCCAGGCCTGACCCACCCGCCGTATCCCCTCGGCCCCCCGTCCCCGCCCGAAGGCGGCGGCCCCGGAAGACTCCGGGACCGCCGCCTTCGGCGTTCGGCGGACCCCGGGCGTGCCGTCCCTCGTGTCCCCGGACAGGGTGCCTGACCGCCCACCGAACTGTGCCCGAAGCAGCACTCCGGTGCGGTGAATATGTACACGTGCTCGGGGTCGTTGCGTTCACTCCAGCATGGAAACCTCGTCACTGCCGAGGATTTGTCCCTTCCTGGATACACGGAAATCTGCTCGGACAACGCCGCGGAGATCCTTTGGACCGCACCGTACTAAGGAGTCCACATCTTGGTGGCGGCGAACTTCGGCCGATGCCGGGGAAAGCCAGGCCAACATGCACGGGGACACGTTCGTCGTGGCCGAATCGGGATATTCCCAGCTCTACGAGGCCGATAAAGCCGGTTCCACCGGCGAAGAGCATCGACGACGCCCGCTACGCCGCCAACGAGAAACCGAAGATGGAGCGCGAGAGCGCGGAGACGACCAGCAGGAAGGGCCCGGTCTCGCTGAACTTCTCCCGTACGGTGACCCGGAAGCCCACCGAACCCTGACAGAGGAACCGCGTCGGCGGCAGCGCACCTGACGTGACGATGGTGCCCTCGTCCGGGGGCGCGCGCCTGGAACAACCGCTCCCCGCACCAGGAGGATTCATGTTATCCAGAGGAAGATCCGCGCTGCGGGGCGTCGCCGCACGGGGCATGGCCCTGGCTGTGGGAGCGGCCACGGTCGTCAGCGCCGGCCTCGCCGCCGCTCCCGCGGCCCACGCGTCGCCGGCCGCCGCCACCGGTGTGCTGCGATGGACGCCGTGTGACGCCGCGACGAAGCCCGGAGCCGAGTGCGCCACTCTTTCCGTGCCGGTCGACTGGGCCCGTCCCGCCGGGCCGAAACTCGATCTGGCCGTGGCCCGCCGCCAGGCCACCGACCCCGGCGCACGCGTCGGCTCGATGGTGTTCGGCCCCGGCGGCCCGGGCGACTCGGGTGTGAAGATGGTGGTCGACAGGATCGGCAGGTTCAGCTCCGAGGTCCGCCGCGGGTTCGACATCGTCAGCTTCGACCCGCGCGGCGTGGGCGGCAGCAGCCCAGTGGTCTGCTCCGACGACCTGCTCGCCGATCGGCCGTCGCCGGAGCTGAGGAGTCAGGCGGACTTCGATGCCACCATGGCGTACAACAGGCGGCTGCGCGCCGATTGCCGGGCCCGGACCGGACCGGTGTTCGACCACCTCGACACCGCCCAGACGGTCCGGGACCTGGACGCTCTCCGGGCTGCCCTCGGCGAGCGGAAGCTGACCTTCCACGGCAGTTCGTACGGCACGGTGCTCGGCGCCCAGTATGCCGAGACCTACCCGCGCCGCGTGCGCGCGATGGTGCTGGAGAGCGTCATGGACCACAGCGTCCCGACCACCCGGGAGTTCCTGCGGTCCGAGGCGGCCACGGCGGAGGATTCGTTCCGGGAGTTCGTGAAGTGGTGCGACGCTGCCGCG is a window from the Streptomyces sp. MMBL 11-1 genome containing:
- a CDS encoding L,D-transpeptidase gives rise to the protein MEKRVMTDSKRRRGLMAMSALLGGVLVLSACSDDGDKGGKTNAGSSESSQQEVDKAAAADASDAQIAIEPKDRATNASINNAAQVTVAKGKLTKVVMTTADGTPVEGTLAADGSSWKPAGQLERSTTYKIDATATDSKGREAHENSSFTTVSPDNSFIGNFTPEDGSTVGVGMPVSINFNKEITDKKAVQDGITVTSSSGQEVVGHWFNSQRLDLRPENYWQGGSTVTLKLALDGVEGADGVFGVQQKTVTFKVGRNQVSTVDVKSKTMTVTRDGKTIKTIPISAGSPENPTYNGQMVISEKHKETRMNGATVGFTDDDGKGEYDIKDVPHAMRLSTSGTFIHGNYWGKGIFGNANTSHGCVGLADVKGANDSSAPGAWFYDNSLVGDVVIVKNSPDKTITPDNGLNGWNMSWSEWKAGSQA
- a CDS encoding alpha/beta hydrolase: MLSRGRSALRGVAARGMALAVGAATVVSAGLAAAPAAHASPAAATGVLRWTPCDAATKPGAECATLSVPVDWARPAGPKLDLAVARRQATDPGARVGSMVFGPGGPGDSGVKMVVDRIGRFSSEVRRGFDIVSFDPRGVGGSSPVVCSDDLLADRPSPELRSQADFDATMAYNRRLRADCRARTGPVFDHLDTAQTVRDLDALRAALGERKLTFHGSSYGTVLGAQYAETYPRRVRAMVLESVMDHSVPTTREFLRSEAATAEDSFREFVKWCDAAAECALHGLDVRTVWQDLLDRAGRGELEDPAKPGISLSPSDLVNKTAFRKFYSADYAGLAEAIAKMRASRPLPASPTSTEPLHPATPVFCSDWRLPVRDYQEYASLVSMMRTTAPDLPYLLPVHMVAACLGAPTANPQHRLRVRGAPPILLSNALHDPATGYAWAVSVARQLGRSGVLLTYEGHGHGSVTSGPCMERAVDSYLTDLEVPPRGMSCPAVPF